Genomic DNA from Haloarcula marina:
ACCGCGCCGACGAACTGGAGTCCCAGTTGGAGGCGGCGCTGTTGGAACTGCCGAACGTCCCGCACGAGTCAGTGCCGACGGGCGAGGGCGAGGCGGACAACGTCGAGGCCTACCGCGAGGGGTTCGAGGACCTGCGGGAGTTGCCCGACGAAGTCGTCCCGCACTACGACCTCGGCGAGGAACTGGACATTCTGGACTTCGAGCGCGGCGCGAAGGTCACCGGCGGCGGCTACCAGTTCGTGAAGGGGGAGGGCGCGCGACTGGAACACGCGCTCATCCAGTTCATGCTGGCCGTCCACCGCGAGCAGGGCTACTCGGACATCCTCCCGCCGATTCCCGTCAACTCGGCGTCGATGGAGGGCACGGGCCAGTTGCCGAAGTTCGACGACGACGCCTACCGCGTCGGCGCGCGGCAGGACGACGAGTACGACGAGGACGACCTGTGGCTTCTGCCGACGGCGGAGGTGCCGGTCACCAACATGTACCGCGACGAGATTCTGCTGGACGACGACCTCCCGGTGAAACATCAGGCGTTCTCGCCGAACTTCCGCCGCGAGGCCGGTGAGCACGGGACCGAAACGCGGGGGTACGTCCGCGTCCACCAGTTCCACAAGGTCGAACTCGTCAACTTCGTCCGCCCCGAGGACAGTTACGACCGCCTCGACGCCCTGTTAGACGAGGCCGCCGAGGTACTGGAGCGCCTCGAACTGCCCTACCGCGTGCTGGACATGTGTACCGGCGACATGGGCTTTACGCAGGCCAAGAAGTACGACATCGAAGTGTGGGCACCGGGCGACGATATGGCGGAAGGCCCCGACATCGGCGGCCGCTGGCTGGAAGTGTCGTCGGTCTCGAACTTCGAGGACTTTCAGGCGCGGCGGGCGGGCCTGCGCTTCCGGCCCGAACGCCACGAGTCG
This window encodes:
- the serS gene encoding serine--tRNA ligase, whose protein sequence is MLSRQFVRENPETVRDAIERKGVTGVDLDEVLAIDEEWRELKAKGDGLRQERNEVSKTIGALKQEGKDEEAQEAIERSQELKDELQDIEDRADELESQLEAALLELPNVPHESVPTGEGEADNVEAYREGFEDLRELPDEVVPHYDLGEELDILDFERGAKVTGGGYQFVKGEGARLEHALIQFMLAVHREQGYSDILPPIPVNSASMEGTGQLPKFDDDAYRVGARQDDEYDEDDLWLLPTAEVPVTNMYRDEILLDDDLPVKHQAFSPNFRREAGEHGTETRGYVRVHQFHKVELVNFVRPEDSYDRLDALLDEAAEVLERLELPYRVLDMCTGDMGFTQAKKYDIEVWAPGDDMAEGPDIGGRWLEVSSVSNFEDFQARRAGLRFRPERHESAEYLHTLNGSGLAVPRVMVAILEYYQNDDGTVTVPEALRPYMGGQAVIEGTEPVGESALGAGEKE